A genomic stretch from Candidatus Cloacimonadota bacterium includes:
- the rpsH gene encoding 30S ribosomal protein S8: MSLTDPIADAITKIRNAYRADHKTVTVNHSKVNEAIIKILAEERFINSYEIVERDTAKKIYRKQIFLNLRYTNDGEPVLKGIDRVSKPGLRVYVNSKNIPSVYNNTGCAILSTNKGVMVDRDARLQKIGGEYLCKVW; this comes from the coding sequence ATGAGTTTGACAGATCCGATCGCTGATGCTATTACTAAAATTAGGAACGCATATCGGGCCGATCACAAAACTGTTACTGTGAATCACAGTAAAGTAAACGAAGCTATCATTAAGATCCTGGCAGAAGAAAGATTCATCAATAGCTACGAAATCGTAGAAAGAGATACTGCCAAGAAGATCTATAGAAAGCAAATATTTTTAAATTTACGTTACACCAATGATGGTGAACCTGTTTTGAAAGGAATTGATAGAGTTAGTAAACCTGGTCTCAGAGTTTACGTTAACTCCAAAAACATTCCTTCCGTATATAATAATACAGGTTGTGCTATTCTTTCGACCAACAAAGGTGTAATGGTAGACAGAGATGCTCGCCTGCAGAAAATTGGCGGAGAATATCTCTGTAAGGTTTGGTAA